One genomic region from Colletes latitarsis isolate SP2378_abdomen chromosome 10, iyColLati1, whole genome shotgun sequence encodes:
- the LOC143346031 gene encoding putative GTP-binding protein 6, translated as MMQCLKKFFCVIQIKSQYYNAVKPIYRKKECTVLNFDFRFKHDSNIELKGYEESEEEKDIYAQLSEDYLGSATHGHRVFVLQPYIKWGVNKRRETTPELQLNEAVALINTLPSWSVVDKKIVPLLTLEKKKLVGKGSLETLKKDIRNCATVTAIFVSTNLLKFVQILELQKAFNLPIYDRYSIVIHIFREHAKTTESKLQVALAEIPYIRKKMIDLSNCHGGRINLDEKRKKLLESREKKLRNALKKLSEHRKMIKSQRRSYGFPSIAVVGYTNAGKTSLIKALTGDASLKPENKLFATLDTTVHQGFLPNKLKVLYIDTIGFIQDVPETLIEPFVVTLEDAINADIIIHVYDMSHPDVKAQIQHVKQTIQPMLDESKLVINVANKCDIARKDTDEKEDIPEDTFPVSAVELTGIDLLRLKIENEILNAANLISKRIRVQVGGTVATWLYKETTVTNAEPDSEDPQYLIMDVIMSESAFYKLKRLCK; from the exons ATGATGCAGTGTCTAAAGAAATTCTTTTGTGTTATACAAATTAAGTCTCAATATTATAATGCAGTGAAACCAATATACAGAAAGAAAGAATGTACTGTATTAAATTTTGACTTTCGATTTAAACATGACTCTAATATAGAATTAAAAGGCTACGAAGAAAGTGAAGAAGAAAAGGATATTTATGCACAATTGTCTGAAGATTATTTAGGATCAGCTACGCATGGGCATAGAGTATTTGTTTTACAGCCTTATATAAAATGGGGTGTTAATAAAAGAAGAGAAACTACACCAGAATTACAATTGAACGAAGCAGTAGCACTTATTAACACTTTACCAAGTTGGTCTGTAGTTGATAAAAAGATTGTACCTTTATTAACTTTGGAAAAGAAAAAGTTAGTTGGTAAAGGTTCTCTTGAGACTTTGAAAAAAGATATTAGAAATTGTGCAACTGTTACAGCAATATTTGTTAGCACAAATTTATTGAAGTTTGTACAAATTCTTGAGTTACAGAAAGCTTTTAATTTGCCAATTTATGATCGTTATTCTATAGTTATTCATATTTTTCGTGAACATGCAAAGACTACAGAATCAAAATTGCAAGTAGCCTTAGCTGAAATTCCATATATAAGGAAGAAAATGATTGATTTATCTAATTGTCATGGTGGGCGAATAAATTTagatgaaaaaagaaagaaattgcTTGAAAGTAGAGAAAAGAAATTACGAAATGCACTTAAGAAGTTAAGCGAACACAGAAAAATGATAAAAAGTCAAAGACGTAGTTATGGTTTCCCAAGTATTGCTGTAGTTGGTTATACAAATGCTGGGAAAACATCGCTGATAAAAGCATTAACAGGAGATGCGTCGTTGAAAcctgaaaataaattatttgctaCTTTAGATACAACAGTTCATCAAGGATTTCTCCCTAATAAGTTAAAAGTACTGTACATCGATACTATTGGGTTCATTCAGGATGTGCCAGAAACTTTAATAGAACCATTTGTAGTAACGTTAGAAGATGCTATAAATGCA GATATTATAATTCATGTCTATGACATGAGTCATCCTGATGTGAAAGCACAAATTCAACATGTTAAACAAACAATACAACCAATGCTAGATGAAAGTAAGTTAGTAATTAATGTTGCTAATAAATGTGATATTGCTAGGAAGGATACAGATGAAAAAGAGGACATACCAGAGGATACATTTCCTGTCTCAGCTGTTGAATTGACAGGCATTGATCTGTTACGATTGAAAATAGAGAATGAAATTTTGAATGCTGCTAATTTAATATCAAAACGTATTAGAGTACAAGTTGGTGGTACAGTCGCCACATGGTTGTATAAGGAAACAACAGTTACAAATGCCGAACCTGACTCAGAAGATCCACAGTACTTAATAATGGATGTAATTATGTCAGAGTCTGCATTTTACAAATTGAAGCGGTTATgcaaataa